Proteins from one Drosophila gunungcola strain Sukarami chromosome 3R, Dgunungcola_SK_2, whole genome shotgun sequence genomic window:
- the LOC128255375 gene encoding WD repeat-containing protein 20, giving the protein MANQLDASVKDDLKTQFVTREGTYRLLTLSEYSRPNRVGYSSNQSSPQVRVSMVTLPSPAQGGLGTETGAGSPTGAATATTTNGSSPGASPTGAASGSGPAGASATAITNGGAGGDSHFSHSNQSQNHNNNSSSSNAGNSTVDARLGGGISMHSMMNGGVLDQNGVATSQVLGGDRICFNFGRDLYVYSFRGAKKGTEMSKPIDKKFYKGTNPSCHDFNASAATPTGAPLLVGFTTGQIQLVSPQVGPREVRKLFNEERLIDKTKVTCLKWLPNSPHLFLAAHASGHLYLYNEELPCAATAPSYQPFKLGDGYTILTCKAKTTRNPLYKWVFSTDNCCVNEFCFSPCGSQLAVVSQDGFLRVFHYDTMELLGIARSYFGGFLCVCWSPDGKYIVVGGEDDLVTVWSLHERRVVARGQGHRSWVSVVAFDPYTTSYTNWDGGDFSDDENQMNEYSNSREARFSGDSTANGGFDGFDRNSTPVHAARNRPHSASFRSDASSADKLAISYRLGSVSQDTQICLWDITEDVLRHPLALRQRANSERGYLNGGLDEEAEAEDEIKVIRPVAMSGQPAGQKAEPGSGSPARETAGGGGPGNGAGEHSNSSSSKFSTANCTISSQSSPDDCDTEAATPASTSSNAGAGAGVAGTGTVAGATTSTKHNSRNHGTGNSIKFPNCISATKSDSIDGGGGNGNGSGSGSGSGQRTTQSTSGYNSKTSNSSNKSSNSGSGFSAFNSLTQRLSNFSFLSSSDKKAAAAAAAGYEGSHSTAHRQHRKAMSMLKSYNQHNHSGGHNNHNHSHGNHSQSNHSSSSNFGHSSTLDSGAAGAIGSSSTAHSFGSLKLGRSSHHSSLATAALASGSGAGAGSGSGVSSFDPMQLIGTPACPRFDECPLLEPLVCKKIAHERLTALIFREDCFLTACQDGFIYTWARPGHATHAPQHLSPGQTAAPGGTVI; this is encoded by the exons ATGGCCAACCAACTGGACGCCAGTGTGAAGGACGACCTGAAGACGCAGTTCGTCACCCGCGAGGGCACCTACCGCCTGCTGACCCTCTCCGAGTACTCGCGGCCCAACCGGGTGGGCTACAGTAGCAACCAGAGCTCGCCGCAGGTGCGCGTCTCCATGGTGACCCTGCCCAGTCCGGCGCAGGGTGGGTTGGGCACCGAAACGGGGGCAGGATCACCCACGGGAGCGGCCACCGCCACCACAACAAATGGCAGCTCGCCAGGAGCCTCGCCGACGGGAGCAGCATCTGGATCTGGGCCAGCCGGAGCCAGCGCAACAGCAATTACCAATGGAGGAGCCGGCGGGGACAGCCACTTCAGCCACAGCAACCAGAGCCAgaaccacaacaacaatagcagcagcagtaaTGCTGGAAACAGCACAGTGGATGCCCGGCTGGGCGGAGGCATCTCCATGCACTCCATGATGAACGGCGGAGTGTTGGACCAGAATGGAGTGGCCACTAGCCAAGTGCTGGGCGGCGACCGCATCTGCTTCAACTTCGGCAGAGATCTCTATGTCTACTCCTTTCGAGGAGCCAAGAAG GGCACGGAGATGAGCAAGCCGATCGATAAGAAGTTCTACAAGGGCACCAATCCCAGCTGCCACGACTTCAACGCGAGCGCGGCCACGCCCACGGGTGCGCCCCTGCTGGTGGGCTTCACCACGGGCCAGATCCAGCTGGTCTCGCCGCAGGTGGGTCCTCGCGAGGTGCGGAAGCTCTTCAACGAGGAG CGGCTGATCGACAAGACCAAAGTGACCTGTTTGAAGTGGCTGCCCAACTCGCCGCACCTGTTCCTCGCCGCCCACGCCTCAGGTCACCTGTACCTGTACAACGAGGAGCTGCCCTGCGCCGCCACCGCGCCAAGCTACCAGCCCTTCAAGCTGGGCGACGGCTACACGATACTCACCTGCAAGGCCAAGACCACAAGGAATCCGCTCTACAAGTGGGTCTTCAGCACCGACAACTGCTGCGTGAACGAGTTCTGCTTCTCGCCGTGCGGCTCCCAGCTGGCGGTGGTCTCCCAGGACGGCTTCCTGCGCGTCTTTCACTACGACACCATGGAGCTGCTGGGCATCGCGCGCTCCTACTTCGGCGGCTTCCTGTGCGTCTGCTGGTCGCCCGACGGCAAGTACATTGTGGTGGGCGGCGAGGACGACCTGGTGACCGTGTGGTCGCTGCACGAGCGAAGGGTGGTGGCCCGCGGTCAGGGCCACCGCTCCTGGGTGTCGGTGGTGGCCTTCGACCCCTACACCACCTCGTACACCAACTGGGATGGCGGCGACTTCAGCGACGACGAGAACCAGATGAACGAGTACTCCAATTCGCGGGAGGCGCGTTTCTCCGGCGACTCCACGGCCAACGGCGGCTTCGACGGCTTCGACCGCAACTCCACGCCCGTGCATGCCGCCCGCAATCGACCCCACTCGGCCTCCTTCCGCTCGGACGCCTCCTCGGCGGACAAGCTGGCCATCAGCTACCGACTGGGCTCCGTCAGCCAGGACACCCAGATCTGCCTGTGGGACATCACGGAGGACGTGCTGCGTCATCCGCTGGCGCTGCGGCAGCGGGCGAACAGCGAGCGGGGCTACCTCAACGGCGGCCTCGACGAAGAAGCGGAGGCCGAGGACGAGATCAAGGTGATCCGACCAGTGGCCATGTCAGGTCAGCCGGCTGGCCAGAAGGCGGAACCGGGCAGCGGCAGTCCCGCTCGCGAAACGGCTGGAGGTGGCGGTCCAGGCAACGGTGCCGGCGAGCACAGCAATAGCAGCTCCAGCAAGTTCTCCACCGCCAACTGCACGATATCCTCGCAATCCTCGCCCGACGACTGCGACACCGAGGCCGCCACTCCCGCCTCCACGTCCTCGAATGCGGGCGCCGGAGCGGGAGTGGCTGGAACGGGAACGGTGGCGGGAGCGACGACCTCCACGAAGCATAACAGCCGCAACCACGGCACGGGCAACTCGATCAAGTTCCCCAACTGCATCAGCGCCACCAAGTCGGACAGCATCGATGGTGGgggcggaaacggaaacggaagtggCAGTGGAAGTGGGAGTGGCCAGCGAACGACGCAGTCCACCTCGGGCTACAACAGCAAGACTTCCAACAGCTCGAACAAGTCGTCCAACTCGGGCAGCGGCTTCAGCGCCTTCAACAGCCTCACGCAGCGGCTCTCGAACTTCAGCTTCCTGAGCAGCTCGGACAAGaaggccgccgccgccgccgccgccggctACGAGGGCAGCCACTCGACGGCGCACCGCCAGCACCGCAAGGCGATGAGCATGCTGAAGAGCTACAACCAGCACAACCACAGTGGCGGgcacaacaaccacaaccacaGCCATGGCAACCACAGCCAGAGCAACCACAGCAGCTCCTCCAACTTTGGCCACTCCAGCACGCTGGACTCGGGGGCGGCCGGGGCCATCGGGAGCAGCTCGACGGCGCACAGCTTTGGATCGCTGAAGCTGGGCCGGTCGTCGCACCACTCCTCGCTGGCCACGGCCGCCCTAGCGTCGGGATCCGGAGCGGGAGCGGGTTCTGGCTCCGGCGTAAGCAGCTTCGACCCCATGCAACTCATCGGAACGCCCGCCTGCCCGCGCTTCGACGAGTGCCCGCTGCTGGAGCCGCTGGTCTGCAAGAAGATCGCCCACGAGCGGCTGACGGCGCTGATCTTTCGCGAGGACTGCTTCCTGACGGCGTGCCAGGACGGATTTATCTACACTTGGGCGAGGCCTGGTCATGCCACG CACGCCCCTCAGCATCTGTCTCCTGGCCAGACAGCGGCGCCCGGCGGGACGGTAATTTAG
- the LOC128255382 gene encoding protein YIF1B-A isoform X3 produces the protein MNYNPSAAPAAGRPRPPKRVSDVNAMGPTAPMMGGGATFMAPPAGPGMLDPNMYGAPAPAPVNSYGFDTNLGFDQPSQHMQQQQHPPQQQTGYGYGAPPQPQQAAAPPAFGMGASQPGGQAPLPTGQYPQFAMFQQPIVQDMAMQYGQRLADQGKQLVENQFEKWVPVAKLKYYFAVDNAYVGRKLRLLFFPYIHKDWSLRYDQEHPVQPRYDVNAPDLYLPTMGYITYVIVAGLLLGMQKRFSPEQLGIQASSAMAYSIFELVIYSIALYVMNVKTSLKTLDLLAFTGYKYVNIVVCLMASTLFFKSGYFIALAYTSFSFGFFLLRTLRTKLLQDNSPAAPSGAINYDPYGNPQQFDYSGGKKRKLYFLFMVVVGQALFAFLLSKHLYLPEADVLAMPKTF, from the exons ATGAACTACAATCCGAGCGCGG CCCCAGCTGCCGGTCGTCCAAGGCCACCGAAACGTGTCAGCGATGTGAACGCCATGGGCCCCACGGCCCCGATGATGGGCGGTGGCGCCACCTTCATGGCCCCGCCAGCCGGCCCTGGAATGCTGGACCCCAATATGTACGGAGCACCGGCTCCGGCGCCGGTCAACAGCTACGGCTTTGACACCAATCTCGGCTTTGACCAGCCATCGCAGCacatgcagcagcagcagcatccacCACAACAGCAAACAGGTTATGGCTACGGAGCACCACCCCAGCCTCAGCAAGCGGCCGCTCCGCCCGCCTTCGGAATGGGCGCTTCACAGCCGGGTGGCCAGGCACCCCTGCCCACTGGACAGTACCCACAGTTCGCCATGTTCCAGCAGCCCATCGTCCAGGACATGGCCATGCAGTACGGCCAGCGGCTGGCGGATCAGGGCAAGCAGCTGGTGGAGAACCAGTTTGAGAAGTGGGTGCCCGTGGCCAAGCTCAAGTACTACTTTGCCGTGGACAACGCCTACGTGGGCAGGAAGCTGCGCCTGCTCTTCTTCCCCTACATCCACAAG GACTGGTCCCTGAGGTACGACCAAGAACATCCAGTGCAGCCACGCTACGATGTCAATGCCCCGGATCTCTATCTGCCCACCATGGGCTACATCACGTACGTGATCGTAGCGGGTCTGCTGCTGGGCATGCAGAAGCGCTTCTCGCCGGAGCAGCTCGGCATCCAGGCATCCAGCGCCATGGCCTACAGCATTTTCGAGTTGGTCATCTACTCCATAGCCCTGTACGTGATGAATGTGAAGACGAGCTTGAAGACCCTGGATCTGCTGGCCTTCACGGGCTATAAGTACGTGAATATAGTCGTCTGCCTAATGGCCAGCACGCTGTTTTTCAAATCTGGCTACTTTATAGCGCTGGCCTACACCAGTTTCTCCTTCGGCTTTTTCTTG TTGCGCACCCTGCGGACGAAGCTGCTGCAGGACAATTCACCAGCTGCCCCCAGCGGAGCCATTAACTACGATCCCTACGGGAATCCGCAGCAGTTCGACTACAGCGGCGGGAAAAAGCGAAAGCTCTACTTCCTGTTCATGGTCGTCGTGGGCCAGGCCCTGTTCGCCTTTCTGCTCTCCAAGCACTTGTATCTGCCCGAGGCGGATGTGCTGGCGATGCCCAAGACCTTCTAA
- the LOC128255382 gene encoding protein YIF1B-A isoform X1, whose product MNYNPSAGMRNRKWENSPAAGRPRPPKRVSDVNAMGPTAPMMGGGATFMAPPAGPGMLDPNMYGAPAPAPVNSYGFDTNLGFDQPSQHMQQQQHPPQQQTGYGYGAPPQPQQAAAPPAFGMGASQPGGQAPLPTGQYPQFAMFQQPIVQDMAMQYGQRLADQGKQLVENQFEKWVPVAKLKYYFAVDNAYVGRKLRLLFFPYIHKDWSLRYDQEHPVQPRYDVNAPDLYLPTMGYITYVIVAGLLLGMQKRFSPEQLGIQASSAMAYSIFELVIYSIALYVMNVKTSLKTLDLLAFTGYKYVNIVVCLMASTLFFKSGYFIALAYTSFSFGFFLLRTLRTKLLQDNSPAAPSGAINYDPYGNPQQFDYSGGKKRKLYFLFMVVVGQALFAFLLSKHLYLPEADVLAMPKTF is encoded by the exons ATGAACTACAATCCGAGCGCGGGTATGCGGAACCGTAAGTGGGAGAACT CCCCAGCTGCCGGTCGTCCAAGGCCACCGAAACGTGTCAGCGATGTGAACGCCATGGGCCCCACGGCCCCGATGATGGGCGGTGGCGCCACCTTCATGGCCCCGCCAGCCGGCCCTGGAATGCTGGACCCCAATATGTACGGAGCACCGGCTCCGGCGCCGGTCAACAGCTACGGCTTTGACACCAATCTCGGCTTTGACCAGCCATCGCAGCacatgcagcagcagcagcatccacCACAACAGCAAACAGGTTATGGCTACGGAGCACCACCCCAGCCTCAGCAAGCGGCCGCTCCGCCCGCCTTCGGAATGGGCGCTTCACAGCCGGGTGGCCAGGCACCCCTGCCCACTGGACAGTACCCACAGTTCGCCATGTTCCAGCAGCCCATCGTCCAGGACATGGCCATGCAGTACGGCCAGCGGCTGGCGGATCAGGGCAAGCAGCTGGTGGAGAACCAGTTTGAGAAGTGGGTGCCCGTGGCCAAGCTCAAGTACTACTTTGCCGTGGACAACGCCTACGTGGGCAGGAAGCTGCGCCTGCTCTTCTTCCCCTACATCCACAAG GACTGGTCCCTGAGGTACGACCAAGAACATCCAGTGCAGCCACGCTACGATGTCAATGCCCCGGATCTCTATCTGCCCACCATGGGCTACATCACGTACGTGATCGTAGCGGGTCTGCTGCTGGGCATGCAGAAGCGCTTCTCGCCGGAGCAGCTCGGCATCCAGGCATCCAGCGCCATGGCCTACAGCATTTTCGAGTTGGTCATCTACTCCATAGCCCTGTACGTGATGAATGTGAAGACGAGCTTGAAGACCCTGGATCTGCTGGCCTTCACGGGCTATAAGTACGTGAATATAGTCGTCTGCCTAATGGCCAGCACGCTGTTTTTCAAATCTGGCTACTTTATAGCGCTGGCCTACACCAGTTTCTCCTTCGGCTTTTTCTTG TTGCGCACCCTGCGGACGAAGCTGCTGCAGGACAATTCACCAGCTGCCCCCAGCGGAGCCATTAACTACGATCCCTACGGGAATCCGCAGCAGTTCGACTACAGCGGCGGGAAAAAGCGAAAGCTCTACTTCCTGTTCATGGTCGTCGTGGGCCAGGCCCTGTTCGCCTTTCTGCTCTCCAAGCACTTGTATCTGCCCGAGGCGGATGTGCTGGCGATGCCCAAGACCTTCTAA
- the LOC128255382 gene encoding protein YIF1B-A isoform X2, translating to MNYNPSAGMRNPPAAGRPRPPKRVSDVNAMGPTAPMMGGGATFMAPPAGPGMLDPNMYGAPAPAPVNSYGFDTNLGFDQPSQHMQQQQHPPQQQTGYGYGAPPQPQQAAAPPAFGMGASQPGGQAPLPTGQYPQFAMFQQPIVQDMAMQYGQRLADQGKQLVENQFEKWVPVAKLKYYFAVDNAYVGRKLRLLFFPYIHKDWSLRYDQEHPVQPRYDVNAPDLYLPTMGYITYVIVAGLLLGMQKRFSPEQLGIQASSAMAYSIFELVIYSIALYVMNVKTSLKTLDLLAFTGYKYVNIVVCLMASTLFFKSGYFIALAYTSFSFGFFLLRTLRTKLLQDNSPAAPSGAINYDPYGNPQQFDYSGGKKRKLYFLFMVVVGQALFAFLLSKHLYLPEADVLAMPKTF from the exons ATGAACTACAATCCGAGCGCGGGTATGCGGAACC CCCCAGCTGCCGGTCGTCCAAGGCCACCGAAACGTGTCAGCGATGTGAACGCCATGGGCCCCACGGCCCCGATGATGGGCGGTGGCGCCACCTTCATGGCCCCGCCAGCCGGCCCTGGAATGCTGGACCCCAATATGTACGGAGCACCGGCTCCGGCGCCGGTCAACAGCTACGGCTTTGACACCAATCTCGGCTTTGACCAGCCATCGCAGCacatgcagcagcagcagcatccacCACAACAGCAAACAGGTTATGGCTACGGAGCACCACCCCAGCCTCAGCAAGCGGCCGCTCCGCCCGCCTTCGGAATGGGCGCTTCACAGCCGGGTGGCCAGGCACCCCTGCCCACTGGACAGTACCCACAGTTCGCCATGTTCCAGCAGCCCATCGTCCAGGACATGGCCATGCAGTACGGCCAGCGGCTGGCGGATCAGGGCAAGCAGCTGGTGGAGAACCAGTTTGAGAAGTGGGTGCCCGTGGCCAAGCTCAAGTACTACTTTGCCGTGGACAACGCCTACGTGGGCAGGAAGCTGCGCCTGCTCTTCTTCCCCTACATCCACAAG GACTGGTCCCTGAGGTACGACCAAGAACATCCAGTGCAGCCACGCTACGATGTCAATGCCCCGGATCTCTATCTGCCCACCATGGGCTACATCACGTACGTGATCGTAGCGGGTCTGCTGCTGGGCATGCAGAAGCGCTTCTCGCCGGAGCAGCTCGGCATCCAGGCATCCAGCGCCATGGCCTACAGCATTTTCGAGTTGGTCATCTACTCCATAGCCCTGTACGTGATGAATGTGAAGACGAGCTTGAAGACCCTGGATCTGCTGGCCTTCACGGGCTATAAGTACGTGAATATAGTCGTCTGCCTAATGGCCAGCACGCTGTTTTTCAAATCTGGCTACTTTATAGCGCTGGCCTACACCAGTTTCTCCTTCGGCTTTTTCTTG TTGCGCACCCTGCGGACGAAGCTGCTGCAGGACAATTCACCAGCTGCCCCCAGCGGAGCCATTAACTACGATCCCTACGGGAATCCGCAGCAGTTCGACTACAGCGGCGGGAAAAAGCGAAAGCTCTACTTCCTGTTCATGGTCGTCGTGGGCCAGGCCCTGTTCGCCTTTCTGCTCTCCAAGCACTTGTATCTGCCCGAGGCGGATGTGCTGGCGATGCCCAAGACCTTCTAA
- the LOC128266436 gene encoding uncharacterized protein LOC128266436 — MENAFIKRRSLTLSTRLLQKRHSASPQSCGRPGSGHDVSVSLETPGSPNASSMVGNTSDVECTPPHKHKASLDDSVDFSPRLDISLSPNCLFSQTLATESPEVGWRWNRSSNATTDSGFDSAEMGSLSQRERRRQIAFKGCEDRRSQLDNEQWRAQQMRANVLLKERCARLNSQMDQVAVSESVPAPLQTPKIPPTLSARTRSACKRASPISEPVPPPPPAAADPMADFLNDSETDLFLLEASQQLESKIEPSDASKPSTSTTPTSHHKTKRPSFYMKFLEDESESEDWLTALEEAVQQATMPKKPRTSLQRYKSMPTTASSSSGVSTLTNVMAGKEPDTFTSASSSAGSELKSTPRIKRHASSHALSPATSHARGKLFGSRK, encoded by the exons atggaGAATGCATTTATTAAACGGCGCTCTTTGACGCTTAGCACTCGTCTGCTGCAGAAACGCCACAGTG CTTCGCCACAGAGCTGCGGGCGCCCAGGAAGCGGACACGATGTGAGCGTCTCCCTGGAGACTCCTGGGTCGCCCAACGCCTCCTCCATGGTGGGCAACACTTCGGACGTCGAATGCACGCCGCCGCACAAGCACAAGGCCAGCCTGGACGACAGCGTGGACTTCTCGCCCCGCCTGGACATCAGCCTGTCGCCCAACTGCCTCTTCTCGCAGACGCTGGCCACCGAAAGTCCGGAGGTGGGTTGGCGCTGGAACCGGAGCAGCAACGCCACAACGGACAGCGGATTCGATTCCGCGGAAATGGGCAGTCTAAGCCAACGCGAGCGGCGGCGCCAGATCGCCTTCAAGGGCTGCGAGGATCGGCGCAGCCAACTGGACAACGAGCAGTGGCGGGCGCAGCAGATGCGGGCCAATGTGCTCCTCAAGGAGCGCTGCGCCAGGCTCAACAGCCAGATGGACCAGGTAGCGGTGTCGGAGTCAGTCCCAGCCCCCCTCCAAACCCCAAAGATCCCGCCAACTTTATCTGCTCGCACAAGATCAGCCTGCAAGCGGGCTTCTCCAATTTCAGAGCCAgtgcctcctcctcctccagctgcCGCCGATCCCATGGCAGACTTTCTGAACGACTCGGAGACTGATCTGTTCCTCCTCGAGGCGTCCCAGCAGCTGGAGTCCAAGATAGAACCCTCAGATGCGTCGAAGCCAAGCACAAGCACCACGCCCACCAGCCACCACAAGACGAAGCGACCCTCTTTCTACATGAAGTTTCTGGAGGACGAGAGCGAGAGCGAGGACTGGCTAACCGCCCTGGAGGAGGCAGTGCAGCAGGCAACGATGCCCAAGAAGCCGCGAACCTCGCTGCAGCGCTACAAATCTATGCCCACCACTGCGAGCTCCTCGAGTGGGGTGTCCACCCTCACCAATGTGATGGCCGGCAAGGAACCGGACACCTTCACAAGTGCCTCCTCCTCTGCCGGATCCGAACTGAAGAGTACTCCGCGCATCAAGCGCCATGCCAGCTCACATGCCCTGTCTCCAGCCACATCGCATG CGCGCGGCAAACTCTTCGGCAGCCGGAAATGA